One part of the candidate division KSB1 bacterium genome encodes these proteins:
- the cysA gene encoding sulfate ABC transporter ATP-binding protein gives MKVEISRLTKRFGKFVALKDVDLEVRDGELLALLGPSGCGKTTLLRIIAGLEQPTSGAILLDGEDAADQDVRMRKIGFVFQHYALFRQMTVFENIAFGLRVRPRQFRPSPRQIRDKVTELLRMIKMEELADHYPHELSGGQRQRVALARALAVEPRMLLLDEPFGSLDARVRQELRRRLRRMHEELHVTTIFVTHDQEEALEVADRLVIMNEGRIMQIGTPEEIWHHPANAFVLNFRGEVNLFHCRREGDRLRIVPPASGGEPQSRVFVRPHAFELSLTPLGEDSLTCSVHHINPAGPMVKVELRSEWGELFQTVISQEKYRGLQLRVGMSVYAQPLDLQVF, from the coding sequence ATGAAAGTCGAGATCAGCCGACTCACCAAGCGTTTCGGCAAGTTTGTCGCCCTAAAGGACGTCGATCTCGAAGTGCGCGACGGCGAGCTGTTGGCGCTGCTCGGGCCGTCGGGCTGCGGCAAAACGACGCTGCTGCGCATCATCGCCGGATTGGAGCAGCCGACCTCCGGCGCCATCCTGCTGGACGGCGAGGATGCCGCGGATCAGGACGTCCGCATGCGCAAGATCGGCTTTGTCTTTCAGCACTATGCGCTGTTTCGGCAAATGACGGTGTTCGAAAACATCGCCTTCGGCCTGCGCGTGCGGCCGCGGCAGTTCCGCCCCTCGCCGCGCCAAATCCGCGACAAGGTGACGGAGCTCCTGCGGATGATCAAAATGGAAGAGCTGGCGGATCATTACCCGCACGAGCTGTCCGGCGGTCAGCGGCAGCGGGTGGCATTGGCACGCGCGCTGGCGGTCGAGCCCCGCATGCTGCTGCTCGACGAACCCTTCGGCAGTCTCGACGCGCGCGTGCGGCAGGAGCTGCGCCGCCGCCTGCGCCGCATGCACGAAGAGCTGCACGTCACCACCATATTCGTCACCCACGACCAGGAAGAGGCCCTCGAGGTGGCCGACCGCCTGGTGATCATGAACGAAGGCCGCATCATGCAGATCGGCACGCCGGAAGAGATCTGGCATCATCCGGCAAACGCCTTTGTGCTCAATTTCCGCGGCGAAGTCAACCTCTTTCACTGCCGGCGCGAAGGAGATCGCCTGCGCATTGTGCCCCCGGCGTCCGGCGGCGAGCCGCAAAGTCGCGTCTTTGTGCGGCCGCACGCCTTTGAACTCTCCTTGACGCCCCTGGGCGAGGACTCGCTGACCTGCAGCGTCCATCACATTAACCCCGCCGGCCCGATGGTTAAAGTCGAGTTGCGCAGCGAATGGGGAGAGCTGTTTCAGACCGTCATTTCGCAGGAAAAGTATCGCGGCCTGCAGCTGCGCGTCGGCATGTCGGTCTATGCCCAGCCGCTCGATCTGCAGGTGTTCTGA
- a CDS encoding glycoside hydrolase family 5 protein gives MTKVFLFFLTTLSLIVGCGRENKPAVAPTEEAPRPLFRTEGTRLLKNECEWEFRGTNKMSVFGIDFSEPAAWSMDIVRECIDMRLTSDETLQSIVAEVRRFGMVVILTAFWYDNDALPGGTTPYPQCQLLGAVPSQDPRFNAVQTRRRQIAALFKNQTDVWFGVWNEPYDWRKETTADAEQWLKDARLMVDNIRNVGADNIIVLCGNAMGQGHEPFLEKGAELLSGRKNIVFDIHAYRTYWDIPRSEIEKRLKALKESNIAPVIIGEFAANGDHPYLPIMDACRSTRTSLLAWLWGQYKEPFKSKYRSYCREPRNSGCPN, from the coding sequence ATGACAAAAGTTTTTCTATTTTTTCTCACGACGTTGAGCTTGATCGTCGGATGCGGCAGAGAGAACAAACCTGCCGTAGCGCCGACGGAAGAAGCTCCCCGTCCCCTCTTTCGCACCGAAGGCACCCGACTGCTCAAAAACGAGTGCGAATGGGAGTTTCGCGGCACCAACAAGATGAGCGTCTTTGGCATCGATTTCAGTGAGCCCGCAGCTTGGAGCATGGACATCGTGCGCGAATGCATCGATATGCGCCTGACGTCGGATGAGACATTGCAGTCGATCGTCGCCGAAGTGCGCCGCTTCGGCATGGTAGTCATCCTGACTGCCTTTTGGTATGACAATGACGCCCTGCCCGGCGGCACGACTCCCTATCCGCAGTGTCAACTGCTCGGCGCCGTGCCTTCGCAGGATCCGCGCTTCAACGCCGTTCAGACGCGCCGGCGGCAGATTGCAGCGCTGTTCAAGAACCAAACTGACGTCTGGTTCGGCGTGTGGAACGAGCCTTACGACTGGCGCAAAGAGACGACTGCCGATGCAGAGCAATGGTTAAAGGACGCCCGACTGATGGTCGACAATATCCGCAACGTCGGTGCCGACAACATTATCGTCCTGTGCGGCAACGCCATGGGGCAGGGACATGAGCCGTTCCTCGAAAAGGGCGCCGAGCTGCTTTCCGGCCGCAAAAACATCGTTTTCGACATTCACGCTTATCGAACCTATTGGGATATTCCCCGCAGTGAAATCGAAAAGCGGCTCAAGGCGCTCAAAGAGTCGAATATTGCACCGGTGATCATCGGCGAGTTTGCCGCCAACGGCGATCATCCTTATCTGCCGATCATGGACGCCTGCCGCAGCACCCGCACGTCGCTATTGGCCTGGCTGTGGGGTCAGTACAAAGAGCCGTTCAAATCGAAATACAGAAGCTACTGCCGAGAGCCGCGCAACAGCGGCTGTCCGAATTGA
- a CDS encoding right-handed parallel beta-helix repeat-containing protein yields MRMLIIILMSASAALAAEYYVDWRTGSDAFPGSAERPFATIQKAAEVMQAGDVCLIRSGVYRETVRPANSGTAGLPIRFEAYPGETVTITGTDRIPSSEWRTHDGAIRTIDLPGQIVTQLFADGRQMEIARFPNNTSEDLLRPIWGRVQSAVARQKPSLSEIRDPALSAAPNLKGAQLWLLSGLKWVSFVQPVSDHQGDRLTFVFSGDVEEAYRPQAGSDYFLYGLLSLLDAEGEWFFDAKQRRLYFYPPAGAVSIEARTRQWGMNLMNRSFIEVKNIDFIAANLNLEGADNCVIEGARIFYPVPFFATDAWSFTETPQNSAGAGVRLGGRDNVLRDSEIAYSWGDGVTVFGEGNTVENCLIHDFAWICNDAAGIHTSGRNHLILRNSIYNGARSGIVHRKSQGLEIAYNDIYRCGLLTTDLGATYCWQTDGGGTVIHHNWVHDVVTAGHTAGIYLDNGSSNFIVHHNVVWNTDDLGIQTNLDAVNHQIYHNTIWNCGQAMGGGGGTIHRNCRVYNNLSNAPGWFGTDLKQNLILDDPRFVDAAAGDFRLQADSPARDDYLPLASFLNGGFESGTGGWHGAGASLESITDPVHSGNRACRSYNRHYYWEGVRQDVTEVLKDHGRGNYTIEAWVMPAAGPVDGYLRFFIEDENGKSYPGTTKRLSPGVWTKITYKTTLNWKGELKQAVFELMTSNDTNLPDLYIDDCSLVAPTPTTSDKPRGAVRLPGINDDALDGKPDAGAYEYGGAEADWKAGSSLKASPSRVKFSHGPDAHPNGFILFSNYPNPFNSSTTLRFRLERPAFVELAIFDLAGRKTAVLLSREMPVGEFSLSWDGRDDRGLQVGSGVYFCRCTVEDGQGERCVSRKMILVK; encoded by the coding sequence ATGCGCATGCTGATCATCATTCTGATGTCGGCATCGGCCGCCTTGGCGGCGGAATACTATGTGGACTGGCGAACAGGATCCGACGCGTTTCCAGGCAGTGCGGAGCGGCCGTTTGCCACGATCCAAAAGGCGGCCGAGGTCATGCAGGCCGGAGACGTTTGTCTGATTCGCAGCGGCGTTTATCGCGAGACGGTACGTCCTGCAAATTCCGGAACAGCCGGTCTGCCGATCCGCTTCGAAGCCTACCCCGGCGAAACGGTGACCATCACCGGTACGGATCGTATTCCGAGCAGCGAGTGGCGCACCCATGACGGCGCCATCCGCACTATCGATCTGCCGGGGCAAATCGTAACGCAGCTCTTTGCCGACGGCCGGCAGATGGAGATCGCGCGCTTTCCCAACAACACCTCAGAGGACCTTTTACGGCCGATCTGGGGACGCGTGCAATCCGCCGTGGCGCGGCAAAAACCGTCGCTCTCAGAGATACGCGACCCTGCCCTTTCCGCAGCGCCGAATCTGAAGGGCGCTCAATTGTGGCTGCTCTCCGGTCTAAAGTGGGTCTCTTTCGTCCAGCCCGTCAGCGATCATCAGGGCGACCGCCTCACGTTCGTGTTTTCTGGCGACGTGGAAGAGGCTTATCGTCCGCAGGCCGGCAGCGACTATTTTCTCTACGGCCTCCTCTCTTTGCTCGATGCGGAAGGCGAATGGTTCTTTGACGCCAAACAGCGGCGTCTCTACTTTTACCCGCCGGCCGGAGCCGTGTCGATCGAAGCCCGCACCCGCCAATGGGGCATGAACCTGATGAACCGCTCTTTTATCGAAGTCAAAAACATCGACTTTATTGCCGCCAACCTCAACCTGGAGGGAGCCGATAATTGTGTCATTGAGGGGGCGCGTATCTTTTACCCCGTGCCGTTCTTTGCAACCGACGCTTGGAGTTTTACCGAAACGCCGCAAAACTCGGCCGGGGCAGGCGTCCGCTTGGGCGGTAGAGACAACGTGCTGCGCGATTCAGAGATCGCTTATTCCTGGGGAGACGGCGTAACGGTGTTCGGCGAGGGCAACACAGTCGAGAATTGTTTGATCCACGATTTCGCCTGGATCTGCAACGACGCCGCCGGCATTCATACCTCCGGCCGCAATCACCTGATTCTGCGCAATTCCATATACAACGGCGCGCGCAGCGGCATCGTTCACCGCAAGTCGCAGGGACTGGAGATCGCCTACAACGACATTTACCGCTGCGGCCTGCTGACGACGGACCTCGGCGCGACCTACTGCTGGCAGACCGACGGCGGCGGCACGGTGATCCATCACAACTGGGTGCACGACGTCGTTACAGCCGGCCATACGGCGGGCATCTATCTCGACAACGGTTCCAGTAATTTTATCGTTCATCACAACGTGGTTTGGAACACGGATGATTTGGGCATCCAGACCAATCTCGATGCCGTCAATCATCAGATCTATCACAACACCATTTGGAATTGCGGCCAGGCTATGGGCGGCGGCGGAGGCACGATCCATCGGAACTGCCGCGTTTATAACAACTTGTCCAACGCGCCCGGTTGGTTCGGCACCGATCTGAAGCAGAATCTGATATTGGACGACCCGCGCTTTGTCGATGCTGCGGCTGGCGATTTTCGTCTGCAGGCCGATTCGCCGGCGCGAGATGATTATTTGCCTTTGGCAAGCTTTCTCAACGGCGGGTTCGAAAGCGGTACAGGCGGTTGGCACGGCGCCGGCGCCTCGCTCGAATCGATCACGGATCCTGTGCATTCGGGCAACCGCGCCTGTCGTTCCTACAACCGACACTACTACTGGGAAGGCGTGCGTCAGGATGTGACCGAAGTGCTGAAAGACCATGGCCGCGGCAATTACACAATCGAGGCTTGGGTGATGCCTGCCGCCGGGCCGGTCGACGGCTATCTCCGCTTTTTCATCGAAGACGAGAACGGCAAGAGCTATCCCGGCACCACCAAACGGCTGTCCCCCGGCGTCTGGACGAAAATCACCTACAAAACGACGCTCAACTGGAAAGGCGAACTCAAGCAGGCGGTTTTCGAGCTCATGACTTCCAACGACACGAACCTGCCCGATCTGTACATCGACGACTGCAGTCTGGTCGCGCCTACGCCGACGACAAGCGACAAGCCGCGCGGCGCCGTTCGTTTGCCCGGCATCAACGACGACGCGCTCGACGGGAAGCCCGATGCCGGCGCCTATGAATACGGCGGCGCCGAAGCCGACTGGAAAGCGGGCTCCAGCCTAAAGGCGTCCCCGAGCCGCGTCAAGTTTTCCCATGGACCCGACGCGCATCCGAACGGCTTTATTCTCTTTTCGAATTATCCGAACCCCTTCAACAGCTCGACTACGCTGCGGTTCCGACTCGAACGGCCTGCGTTCGTAGAGTTGGCAATTTTCGATCTTGCGGGCAGAAAAACGGCCGTCCTTTTAAGCCGGGAAATGCCGGTCGGAGAGTTTTCGCTGTCCTGGGACGGCCGCGACGATCGCGGCCTGCAGGTCGGCAGCGGCGTCTATTTTTGCCGCTGCACGGTAGAGGACGGACAAGGAGAACGTTGCGTAAGTCGCAAAATGATCTTGGTGAAATAA
- a CDS encoding cellulase family glycosylhydrolase, with amino-acid sequence MLRMIGSILFLMIVLTEMTTAQVKKPDYIKSRGFFTLNGRIYNADGSEFLMRGVSQNHYWGNESFNLNSINGIAKTHANIVRVVMSNADWQNQSRTPDKKRALVMKYISQGLVPMVEQHDGTCDPSPEMLDYITDIWTDPANVAWLNEFEEYVILNIANEWGPSDDSDQGRRIWRDAYKESIRRIREAGINNLLVIDSPNCGQGPRAMEVYGRELLDFDPQHNLVFSIHMYGMWRTLENAAEVGRPNKDTAPWVAEWELQTMLDLGLPVIVGEFSWKEASSVGYDTRRLIAFCQEKGIGWLAWSWNGNSDPLLDMARGWKYDSDADLYPFGDLIVNHPRYGLRATSVKATAFGTPNQRPAVTLDPGSGPFSVGSDIILTASAADADGQVTRVEFYRGEEKLGQDTTPPFTFTWKNVPRGRHELFAAAWDDAGQIGVSQSVELRVGYREKTRKALLVVGEIPLRPGDALIEERLGMLGFEVTPLKDSDAKPESALPYDLVLISATCVPTRLKATFRDVDRPVLIWESQLYDDMSMSGSRINLDYGRDEATAIVITADAHPAAAGLNGRVTVYAQSDRLSWANPTQAATIVAGSGLVPEHPVVFFYKTGDQMVDRPAPAPRGAFFLQDDSALNLTVDGWRLFDALVDYLVSAPEQSVSEPPTPQNMTLLQNYPNPFNPLTTIEFTLDRPARALLELYNCKGRLVRRLLESDLQPGRHQLVWDGKDAFGKAAASGVYVYRLTLEAGGEVLTAERKMTLLR; translated from the coding sequence ATGCTCAGGATGATCGGATCGATTTTGTTTTTAATGATAGTATTGACGGAAATGACGACTGCGCAAGTCAAAAAGCCCGATTATATCAAAAGCAGAGGTTTTTTTACACTGAACGGCCGCATCTACAACGCCGACGGCAGCGAGTTTCTTATGCGCGGCGTCAGCCAGAATCATTATTGGGGGAACGAAAGCTTTAATCTCAACAGCATCAACGGCATTGCCAAGACGCACGCCAACATTGTGCGCGTGGTCATGAGCAACGCCGACTGGCAGAATCAATCCCGTACACCCGACAAAAAGCGGGCGCTGGTGATGAAATACATCAGCCAGGGATTGGTGCCGATGGTCGAGCAGCACGACGGCACCTGCGATCCCTCGCCGGAAATGCTCGATTATATTACCGACATTTGGACCGATCCCGCCAACGTCGCTTGGTTGAACGAATTCGAAGAGTATGTCATCCTCAACATTGCCAATGAATGGGGGCCTAGCGACGACAGCGATCAGGGCCGCCGCATCTGGCGCGATGCCTACAAAGAGTCGATTCGGCGGATCCGCGAGGCGGGCATCAATAATCTGCTGGTCATCGATTCCCCGAACTGCGGCCAAGGTCCGCGGGCCATGGAGGTCTATGGCCGCGAACTGCTCGATTTCGATCCGCAGCATAACCTCGTCTTTTCGATTCACATGTACGGTATGTGGCGCACGCTGGAAAACGCCGCCGAGGTCGGCCGACCGAACAAAGATACGGCGCCATGGGTGGCCGAATGGGAGCTGCAGACCATGCTCGACCTCGGTCTGCCGGTCATCGTCGGCGAGTTCAGCTGGAAGGAGGCGTCGAGCGTCGGCTATGACACGCGCCGGCTGATTGCCTTTTGTCAAGAAAAGGGTATCGGCTGGCTGGCCTGGTCTTGGAACGGCAACAGCGATCCGTTGCTGGACATGGCGCGCGGCTGGAAGTACGACTCGGATGCCGATCTCTATCCCTTCGGCGATCTGATCGTCAACCATCCCCGTTACGGGCTGCGCGCCACCTCGGTCAAGGCGACGGCCTTCGGCACTCCGAATCAACGGCCTGCGGTTACCCTCGATCCGGGCAGCGGTCCATTTAGTGTCGGTTCGGACATTATCTTGACCGCCTCGGCCGCGGATGCCGACGGCCAAGTCACGCGCGTTGAATTCTATCGCGGTGAAGAAAAATTGGGGCAGGATACGACGCCGCCGTTTACGTTCACTTGGAAGAACGTCCCCCGCGGCCGCCACGAGCTCTTTGCCGCGGCCTGGGATGACGCCGGCCAAATCGGCGTATCGCAGTCCGTGGAGCTGCGGGTGGGGTATCGCGAAAAAACGCGCAAGGCTTTGCTGGTGGTCGGCGAGATTCCCCTGCGTCCCGGCGATGCCTTGATCGAGGAGCGACTCGGCATGTTGGGCTTTGAGGTGACGCCGCTTAAGGATAGTGATGCCAAGCCGGAATCGGCGCTGCCGTACGACCTGGTGCTCATTTCCGCCACCTGCGTGCCGACGCGGCTCAAGGCGACCTTTCGCGATGTCGATCGGCCGGTGCTGATCTGGGAAAGCCAGTTGTACGACGATATGAGTATGAGCGGCAGCCGAATCAATCTCGATTACGGTCGAGATGAAGCAACGGCCATAGTCATTACCGCGGACGCCCACCCGGCTGCCGCCGGACTGAACGGCCGCGTGACCGTCTATGCGCAATCCGACCGCCTCTCCTGGGCGAACCCCACCCAAGCGGCCACGATCGTCGCCGGATCGGGTTTGGTGCCGGAGCATCCGGTTGTTTTTTTCTACAAGACAGGCGATCAAATGGTGGACCGACCGGCGCCCGCGCCGCGCGGGGCGTTCTTTCTCCAGGACGACTCGGCGCTCAACCTGACCGTCGACGGCTGGCGGCTGTTCGATGCGCTGGTCGATTATCTCGTCAGCGCACCGGAACAGAGCGTTTCAGAACCGCCGACGCCGCAAAACATGACTCTGCTGCAGAACTATCCCAATCCCTTTAATCCCCTCACAACCATCGAGTTTACGCTCGACAGACCGGCAAGAGCCTTGCTCGAACTCTATAACTGTAAGGGAAGACTTGTCCGCCGGCTTTTGGAAAGCGACCTGCAGCCGGGTCGACACCAACTGGTTTGGGACGGGAAAGATGCTTTCGGTAAAGCCGCAGCAAGCGGCGTCTACGTTTATCGATTGACCCTTGAGGCCGGCGGTGAGGTTTTAACCGCCGAGCGCAAGATGACTTTGCTGCGCTGA
- a CDS encoding radical SAM protein has product MNKGFWNIGIAKEVAVRQVLRALTLRRIWNAAVNSASFALSALLRRPIVWGMPVIINIEPTNLCNLRCPLCTTGSGQMQRPRGKLNFELYRRLIDELAPRAIYVTLYHQGEPYLHPLFNRMVAYAKSKGLYVTTSSNGHYFTAETAEDVVRSGLDSMIISLDGVSQESYARYRVGGDLSKVLDGIRCLTAAKKRLHSRTPYLFVQFLVMRHNESEIPAMKQLATELGVDRLLIKTTQVGNAKEAVEWLPEDEEYRRYRLDDGRLEVKRGKGVCPRPWLTTLMDWDGVVVPCCFDKNAEHPFGNLNAVASFRELWHNQAYRNFRRQILRSRPAIDICRTCNYGIGLFK; this is encoded by the coding sequence ATGAATAAAGGCTTTTGGAATATCGGCATTGCCAAAGAGGTGGCCGTAAGGCAGGTACTGCGTGCTCTGACGCTGCGCCGAATTTGGAATGCCGCCGTCAACAGCGCATCGTTCGCGCTTTCGGCGCTGCTGCGCCGGCCGATCGTTTGGGGAATGCCGGTCATCATCAATATTGAGCCGACTAATCTCTGCAATCTGCGCTGTCCGCTCTGCACGACCGGCAGCGGTCAAATGCAGCGGCCGAGGGGAAAACTGAATTTCGAGCTTTACCGCAGGCTGATCGATGAACTGGCGCCGCGGGCCATTTATGTCACCCTCTACCATCAAGGCGAGCCCTATCTGCATCCGCTTTTTAACCGAATGGTCGCTTACGCAAAGAGCAAGGGATTGTATGTAACGACGAGCAGCAACGGGCATTATTTTACCGCCGAGACGGCCGAAGACGTGGTGCGCAGCGGCTTGGACAGCATGATCATCTCCCTCGACGGCGTCTCCCAGGAAAGCTACGCCCGCTATCGCGTCGGGGGCGATTTGTCCAAAGTGCTGGACGGCATCCGTTGTTTAACGGCGGCCAAAAAAAGACTGCACAGCCGCACGCCTTATCTGTTCGTTCAGTTTCTGGTCATGCGTCACAATGAGAGCGAAATTCCGGCTATGAAGCAATTGGCGACCGAACTCGGCGTCGATCGGCTGCTCATCAAAACGACTCAAGTGGGCAATGCGAAAGAAGCCGTCGAGTGGCTGCCGGAAGATGAAGAGTACCGCCGCTATCGATTGGACGATGGTCGGCTCGAGGTCAAGCGCGGCAAAGGCGTCTGTCCGCGTCCCTGGCTGACGACGCTGATGGACTGGGACGGCGTGGTCGTGCCCTGCTGCTTCGACAAAAATGCCGAGCACCCTTTCGGCAATTTGAACGCTGTCGCCTCGTTCCGCGAACTTTGGCATAACCAAGCTTACCGGAACTTTCGGCGGCAAATTCTCCGCTCCCGCCCCGCCATCGACATTTGCCGTACCTGCAATTACGGCATCGGCCTGTTTAAATAG